The following proteins come from a genomic window of Enterococcus gilvus ATCC BAA-350:
- a CDS encoding TIGR00266 family protein: protein MNYEVSASTFAPIAKVRLQKGEKLRIEPGAMVYQLGQIELEGKMNTNGKKGLGGALSALGRSVTSGEGFFISKVTANSNDAMIAIAPAVPGKIFALDVGAEHWRLNTGAFLASEEQVNYQMKRQKLSGALLGGTGGLYVMETTGSGQILVSAFGDIEKIDLDGEQPVIIDNQHVIAWSSSLDYNIKVASGTFGFTTGEGVVNEFHGRGSVYIQTRNFESFAEHVSTLIPKS, encoded by the coding sequence ATGAATTATGAAGTATCAGCCAGCACCTTTGCTCCAATCGCAAAGGTCCGCTTGCAAAAGGGAGAGAAATTACGGATTGAACCAGGAGCGATGGTCTACCAACTCGGTCAAATCGAATTAGAAGGAAAAATGAATACCAATGGAAAAAAAGGTCTCGGCGGTGCGTTAAGCGCTCTAGGGCGATCCGTGACTAGCGGCGAAGGCTTTTTCATCAGTAAAGTTACGGCGAATTCCAATGACGCGATGATTGCTATTGCTCCAGCCGTTCCAGGAAAAATTTTTGCTTTAGATGTCGGTGCTGAACACTGGCGCTTGAACACGGGGGCCTTTCTGGCGAGCGAAGAACAGGTGAATTATCAGATGAAGCGTCAAAAACTATCTGGTGCCCTATTGGGAGGAACCGGCGGCTTGTATGTTATGGAAACCACTGGCAGCGGCCAGATTCTTGTTTCTGCCTTTGGCGACATCGAAAAGATTGATCTAGATGGCGAGCAGCCGGTCATTATCGACAACCAGCATGTCATCGCGTGGAGCAGCTCGTTGGATTACAACATTAAGGTCGCTTCTGGCACGTTTGGCTTTACAACAGGAGAAGGCGTCGTCAATGAGTTCCATGGGCGCGGGTCTGTCTATATCCAAACGCGAAATTTTGAAAGTTTCGCGGAGCATGTCAGCACGTTGATCCCTAAATCTTAA